From one Halosimplex rubrum genomic stretch:
- a CDS encoding CoxG family protein — protein MEFEGTETVPVERSAAWDLITDPAVLTTCVMGAEEIARVSEDRYEGAIRQRITGIDVALDGEVRIEERDRPEWLRFTGVGTDSRTGSRMDADVTVTLTDEGAATELAYDVDVTFTGRLATMGSRVLRRQVRANVETYFENLVDRVEARA, from the coding sequence ATGGAGTTCGAGGGAACCGAGACGGTCCCGGTCGAGCGGTCGGCGGCCTGGGACCTGATCACCGACCCGGCCGTGTTGACCACGTGCGTCATGGGCGCCGAGGAGATCGCGCGGGTCTCCGAGGACCGCTACGAGGGGGCGATCCGCCAGCGGATCACCGGGATCGACGTGGCGCTCGACGGCGAAGTCCGGATCGAGGAGCGCGACCGCCCGGAGTGGCTCCGCTTCACCGGCGTCGGGACGGACTCCCGAACCGGGAGCCGCATGGACGCCGACGTGACGGTGACGCTGACCGACGAGGGCGCGGCGACCGAGTTGGCGTACGACGTAGACGTGACCTTCACCGGCCGATTGGCGACGATGGGGTCGCGGGTGCTCCGCCGGCAGGTCCGCGCCAACGTCGAGACGTACTTCGAGAACCTCGTCGACCGCGTGGAGGCCCGCGCGTGA
- a CDS encoding substrate-binding domain-containing protein, which yields MALDLSLAVHPYAWTQPLRDGRVEPEGVDLSAVNYPNPVRFSRMVRDLEFDACELSMGTYLATRRDADRFPFTALPIFPFRKFRHAYMYVREGAGIDSVADLAGARVGIVNWQTTTGIWQRGTLADRHGLDLAEVEWVAGGSEIVDVDVPERFDLEYVGHQGSTIGLLEGMIERAEIDAIFHPVDAGIANARRLFDDAKAVEQRYYRETGIFPVMHAIVVRDEVLAEHPWVVQPLYDAFQHAKEIGLSALERPRELPLVWADVYADEQRSVLGEDPWEYGLTEDNVAAVETLAGYAHDQGVAAERYDPGELFATDHLDTDYYA from the coding sequence ATGGCGCTGGATCTCTCGCTCGCCGTCCACCCCTACGCCTGGACCCAGCCCCTCCGGGACGGCCGCGTCGAGCCCGAGGGGGTCGACCTCTCGGCGGTGAACTACCCCAACCCCGTCCGCTTCTCCCGGATGGTCCGGGACCTGGAGTTCGACGCCTGCGAGCTGTCGATGGGGACCTACCTCGCCACCCGCCGCGACGCCGACCGCTTTCCGTTCACCGCCCTCCCGATATTCCCCTTCCGCAAGTTCCGCCACGCGTACATGTACGTCCGCGAGGGCGCGGGGATCGATTCGGTCGCGGATCTCGCGGGCGCCCGCGTCGGCATCGTCAACTGGCAGACGACGACGGGGATCTGGCAGCGCGGGACCCTCGCCGACCGCCACGGCCTCGACCTCGCCGAGGTGGAGTGGGTTGCCGGCGGGTCGGAGATCGTCGACGTGGACGTGCCCGAGCGGTTCGACCTGGAGTACGTCGGCCACCAGGGGTCGACGATCGGCCTCCTCGAAGGGATGATCGAACGCGCCGAGATAGACGCGATCTTCCACCCCGTCGACGCCGGGATCGCGAACGCCCGCCGGCTGTTCGACGACGCGAAAGCCGTCGAGCAGCGCTACTACCGCGAGACGGGCATCTTCCCGGTCATGCACGCGATCGTCGTCCGCGACGAGGTGCTCGCCGAGCACCCCTGGGTCGTCCAGCCGCTGTACGACGCCTTCCAGCACGCCAAGGAGATCGGCCTCTCGGCGCTGGAGCGCCCGCGCGAACTCCCGCTGGTGTGGGCGGACGTGTACGCCGACGAACAGCGGTCGGTGCTGGGCGAGGACCCCTGGGAGTACGGGCTCACCGAGGACAACGTCGCCGCCGTCGAGACGCTGGCCGGGTACGCCCACGACCAGGGCGTCGCCGCCGAGCGCTACGATCCGGGCGAGCTGTTCGCGACCGACCACCTCGACACCGACTACTACGCCTGA
- a CDS encoding DoxX family protein encodes MATRELESQVFGWDVEFTYSETWIGYALFALRLIMGWTLFYAGITKVVDPEWSVRGFLLYGIPDGNPLTGLWTAMGNDWAWLLTPLNQLGLTLVGLALILGLFVRFSAFWGATMMLFYWLASYPFDNALLIDYHMVYVFLLFGLGAFGAGRILGLDARIEELDVVEQYPQLRLFLG; translated from the coding sequence ATGGCGACCCGAGAACTCGAATCACAGGTGTTCGGCTGGGACGTGGAGTTCACCTACTCGGAGACGTGGATAGGGTACGCGCTGTTCGCATTGCGGCTCATCATGGGCTGGACGCTCTTTTACGCCGGGATCACGAAAGTCGTCGATCCCGAGTGGAGCGTCCGCGGGTTCCTGCTGTACGGGATCCCCGACGGCAACCCGCTGACCGGCCTGTGGACGGCGATGGGCAACGACTGGGCCTGGCTGCTGACGCCGCTGAACCAGCTCGGGCTGACGCTCGTCGGCCTCGCGCTGATCCTCGGACTCTTTGTCCGGTTCAGCGCGTTCTGGGGCGCCACGATGATGCTGTTCTACTGGCTGGCCTCCTATCCCTTCGACAACGCCCTGCTCATCGACTACCACATGGTGTACGTCTTCCTGCTGTTCGGCCTCGGCGCGTTCGGCGCCGGCCGGATCCTCGGTCTGGACGCCCGCATCGAGGAGCTCGACGTCGTCGAACAGTACCCGCAGCTCCGGCTGTTCCTGGGATAG
- a CDS encoding DUF7521 family protein, whose protein sequence is MSTHTPLTVATLVVTTVAVVSGALVASLAYRAANRTASRELWLLSYGLAAIALGPLAGALGAVALGLDAESTLFVQGLLVAPGFALLVRSLYPAGRPVRA, encoded by the coding sequence ATGTCGACGCACACTCCGCTGACGGTCGCGACGCTCGTCGTGACGACGGTCGCCGTCGTCTCCGGCGCGCTCGTCGCCTCGCTCGCGTACAGGGCGGCCAATCGAACCGCGTCGCGCGAGCTGTGGCTGCTGAGTTACGGACTCGCCGCGATCGCGCTCGGCCCGCTGGCCGGGGCACTGGGCGCGGTCGCGCTCGGACTCGACGCCGAATCGACCCTGTTCGTGCAGGGGCTGCTCGTCGCCCCGGGGTTCGCGCTGCTGGTCCGGTCGCTGTACCCCGCCGGTCGACCCGTTCGGGCGTGA
- a CDS encoding AbrB/MazE/SpoVT family DNA-binding domain-containing protein produces the protein MNDDPSRMKRKVQKLGSSTFGVSIPVEWARAHDIDKSDQVTLQESKNGESLLLIPERSSNDEEETLINADLLENEALERALISQYVLGRQIVRIEGSEPLKLSHHDGVLAAERRLMGLGAIEQRDQVVTVRCSVAPDDFDIPTLLDRLHRTEASMRDDAVTALIDGDTSTARVVSKRYPQVEKLYFLFLRLLFTTYQNPRLSQDVGLEADLPIIGFRSIAADILSMADAACEIATIAREQEGTPDAATTERIETLRETIDEAADIAIKSVNDRDYEGIERANDAFDRVDDEVESMNEHLATARPEPLLALQRSVVLLERSARAAENSISVATDLTFRDPSVVDG, from the coding sequence ATGAACGACGATCCATCGCGGATGAAACGGAAGGTACAGAAGCTGGGGTCGTCGACGTTCGGCGTCTCGATACCGGTCGAGTGGGCGCGCGCCCACGACATCGACAAGAGCGACCAGGTGACCCTTCAGGAATCGAAAAACGGGGAGTCGCTGCTGTTGATCCCGGAGCGGTCATCGAACGACGAGGAGGAGACGCTGATCAACGCGGACCTGTTGGAGAACGAGGCGCTGGAGCGGGCGCTCATCAGTCAGTACGTGCTGGGTCGACAGATCGTCCGGATCGAGGGGTCCGAGCCGCTGAAACTCTCCCATCACGACGGCGTCCTGGCGGCCGAACGGCGGTTGATGGGGCTGGGCGCGATCGAACAGCGCGACCAGGTGGTGACGGTCCGGTGTTCCGTCGCGCCCGACGACTTCGATATCCCGACGCTGCTCGACCGGCTCCACCGGACGGAGGCGTCGATGCGCGACGACGCGGTGACGGCGCTGATCGACGGCGACACCTCGACCGCGCGCGTCGTCTCCAAGCGGTACCCGCAGGTCGAGAAGCTCTACTTCCTCTTCCTGCGGCTCCTGTTCACGACCTACCAGAACCCGCGGCTCAGCCAGGACGTCGGGCTGGAGGCGGATCTCCCGATCATCGGGTTCCGGTCGATCGCCGCGGACATCCTCTCGATGGCCGACGCGGCCTGTGAGATCGCGACGATCGCCCGGGAGCAGGAGGGGACGCCCGACGCGGCGACGACCGAGCGCATCGAAACGCTCCGGGAGACGATCGACGAGGCGGCCGATATCGCCATCAAAAGCGTCAACGACCGCGATTACGAGGGGATCGAGCGGGCGAACGACGCCTTCGACCGGGTCGACGACGAGGTCGAGTCGATGAACGAGCACCTCGCGACGGCGCGACCCGAACCGCTGTTGGCCCTCCAGCGGTCGGTGGTCCTGCTCGAACGGAGCGCCCGCGCCGCGGAGAACAGCATCTCCGTCGCGACGGACCTGACCTTCCGCGACCCGTCGGTCGTCGACGGATAG